The Klebsiella electrica genome includes the window ATGAGTGTAAAAAAAACCGGCTTGCAGGAAGTGAATCAAAATACATCCTGTCGCCATTCTGACAGTTTTCAGTATTCTTTAGCGGCATTGCCGTTACAGGCTAAACGGGTGTTATTTTTAATTCTGGCGCAGATTGAAAATCCGAAAGAAATTCCAGACGAAAATGAGTTAACATTTACCATCACCGCGCAGCAGTTCAGTAAAATTTGTAGTGTTGCTCTGAGTGGTTCTTATGAGTCACTGGATTCAGCCATCAGAACGTTATCCACCTCATTCATCTATGAGGATGTCAGTAAGGGTACATTACGCAGAACGTTGCAAACGAATATAACATCAAAAGTTATTTATCATTATGATGAAGGCTATTGTACTGTTAAGATAAATAAAGATGCCTATCCGTATTTTTTTGAATTATCAAAGTCA containing:
- a CDS encoding replication initiation protein, which codes for MSVKKTGLQEVNQNTSCRHSDSFQYSLAALPLQAKRVLFLILAQIENPKEIPDENELTFTITAQQFSKICSVALSGSYESLDSAIRTLSTSFIYEDVSKGTLRRTLQTNITSKVIYHYDEGYCTVKINKDAYPYFFELSKSFTKSNLYEVARMPDKTLINFYQVIAKRYSKSDINHIYKSEFVISIDDFKDEMWLFSVVGKEKKYSYLEFKELNRLLKGLCKDLHNHTSFKNVTVSIAEKRGRKATHLKIAYQHVSDIYKQEQRELDAEEKRLGIR